From the Myxococcales bacterium genome, one window contains:
- a CDS encoding UvrD-helicase domain-containing protein, with protein sequence MAVDTSKLNPPQRAAVIHGGGPLLVLAGAGSGKTRVITFRIAHLLDLGIPPDAIAALTFTNKAAEEMRERIAHLLGDRKTANKLTMGTFHSLGLQVLRSERKALGYPGGFTVYDASDQLGVIRAALREVKDFSRDGERRFDVKAILTRISLAKNSFIEPEAYQVREGDDYDAITAEVYPRYQAALRAYAAFDFDDLIVEPVRLMQRDAAVRDRWQGRFRFVLVDEYQDTNRAQVNLVRQLVARHHNLTVVGDDDQSIYAWRGADPANILGFADAFEGATVIKLEQNYRSTKTILDAANAVIGHNSDRHGKTLWSEHGPGELLTHAVAPDVETESKWVVQEIRKLKEAGRKWQDIAILYRSNIQAKPLEDELRQLSVPYAMFGGQEFFERKEVKDVIAYLRVALNPRDELSLRRIVNYPARGIGPTTLERILAAARMQHATLIDALRAIGGAADRPMPGDPAEASLDPAVPDDDDDDDPYERARLRRAAAEARGDDADEPLRSAVAVPATAASTFRGDGDLRPGARASVAGLIELLDRLAAGLAGGQPVEATKQLIEDIGLYHDLREAAPSGSAAQRRIDNVESLLTSLGKFAAKSPGPKALAEYLRKLSLESNDEAEQTGDRVIMTTLHGAKGLEFPIVFLVGLEEELLPHARTLAPQATDALDADHASDVSEERRLAYVGITRAQRKLYLTRACQRISRGREMQRTPSRFLLEIPDELLEVKDLAELAREAVPQTEVRSFFASFLADE encoded by the coding sequence GTGGCCGTCGATACCAGCAAGCTGAACCCGCCGCAGCGCGCGGCGGTGATCCACGGCGGCGGTCCGCTGCTGGTGCTGGCCGGCGCCGGCTCGGGCAAGACCCGGGTGATCACGTTTCGCATCGCGCACCTGCTCGACCTCGGCATCCCGCCCGACGCGATCGCGGCGCTCACGTTCACCAACAAGGCCGCCGAGGAGATGCGCGAGCGCATCGCGCACCTGCTGGGCGACCGCAAGACGGCGAACAAGCTGACGATGGGCACGTTCCACTCGCTCGGCCTGCAGGTGCTGCGCAGCGAGCGCAAGGCCCTGGGCTACCCCGGCGGGTTCACGGTCTACGACGCGTCGGACCAGCTCGGCGTCATCCGCGCCGCGCTGCGCGAGGTCAAGGACTTCTCGCGGGACGGCGAGCGCCGGTTCGACGTCAAGGCGATCCTGACGCGGATCTCGCTGGCCAAGAACAGCTTCATCGAGCCCGAGGCCTACCAGGTCCGCGAGGGCGACGACTACGACGCGATCACCGCCGAGGTCTACCCGCGCTACCAGGCGGCGCTGCGGGCCTACGCCGCGTTCGACTTCGACGATCTGATCGTCGAGCCGGTGCGGCTGATGCAGCGCGACGCCGCCGTGCGCGATCGCTGGCAGGGCCGGTTCCGGTTCGTCCTCGTCGACGAGTACCAGGACACCAACCGGGCCCAGGTCAACCTGGTCCGCCAGCTGGTCGCGCGCCACCACAACCTGACCGTCGTCGGCGACGACGATCAGTCGATCTACGCCTGGCGCGGCGCCGACCCCGCCAACATCCTCGGCTTCGCCGACGCGTTCGAGGGCGCGACGGTGATCAAGCTCGAGCAGAACTACCGCTCGACCAAGACCATCCTCGACGCGGCCAACGCGGTGATCGGGCACAACAGCGATCGCCACGGCAAGACGCTGTGGTCGGAGCACGGCCCGGGCGAGCTGCTCACGCACGCGGTCGCGCCCGACGTCGAGACCGAGTCGAAGTGGGTGGTGCAGGAGATCCGCAAGCTCAAGGAGGCCGGCCGCAAGTGGCAGGACATCGCGATCCTGTACCGCTCGAACATCCAGGCCAAGCCGCTCGAGGACGAGCTGCGCCAGCTGTCGGTGCCGTACGCGATGTTCGGCGGCCAGGAGTTCTTCGAGCGCAAGGAGGTCAAGGACGTGATCGCGTACCTGCGCGTCGCGCTCAACCCGCGCGACGAGCTGTCGCTGCGCCGGATCGTCAACTACCCCGCGCGCGGCATCGGGCCGACCACGCTCGAGCGCATCCTGGCGGCGGCGCGGATGCAGCACGCGACCTTGATCGACGCGCTGCGCGCCATCGGCGGCGCGGCTGATCGGCCGATGCCGGGCGACCCCGCCGAGGCGTCGCTCGATCCGGCGGTGCCCGACGACGACGACGACGACGATCCCTACGAGCGCGCGCGGCTGCGACGCGCGGCGGCCGAGGCGCGCGGGGACGACGCCGACGAGCCGCTGCGCTCGGCGGTGGCCGTGCCGGCGACGGCGGCCTCGACCTTCCGCGGCGACGGCGATCTGCGCCCGGGCGCGCGGGCGTCGGTGGCCGGGCTGATCGAGCTGCTCGATCGGCTGGCGGCGGGGCTCGCCGGCGGCCAGCCGGTCGAGGCCACCAAGCAGCTGATCGAGGACATCGGCCTGTACCACGACCTGCGCGAGGCCGCGCCGAGCGGCTCGGCGGCGCAGCGCCGGATCGACAACGTCGAGAGCCTGCTGACCTCGCTCGGCAAGTTCGCCGCCAAGTCGCCGGGCCCCAAGGCCCTGGCCGAGTACCTGCGCAAGCTGTCGCTCGAGTCCAACGACGAGGCCGAGCAGACCGGCGACCGCGTCATCATGACGACGCTCCACGGCGCCAAGGGCCTCGAGTTCCCGATCGTGTTCCTGGTCGGCCTCGAGGAGGAGCTCCTGCCGCACGCGCGCACGCTCGCGCCGCAGGCCACCGACGCGCTCGACGCCGATCACGCCAGCGACGTCAGCGAGGAGCGCCGGCTCGCGTACGTCGGCATCACCCGGGCCCAGCGCAAGCTGTACCTGACGCGCGCGTGCCAGCGGATCTCGCGCGGGCGCGAGATGCAGCGCACGCCGTCGCGGTTCCTGCTCGAGATCCCCGACGAGCTGCTCGAGGTGAAGGACCTGGCGGAGCTGGCGCGCGAGGCGGTGCCGCAGACCGAGGTCCGGTCGTTCTTCGCGAGCTTCCTCGCCGACGAGTGA